Proteins encoded by one window of Sorangium aterium:
- a CDS encoding ATP-binding protein, which produces MKRRFNTTGPCRPDLHYMIPAESRLPEAPGLVEQMGYFVVHAPRQTGKTTALRVVAERLTASGRHAAVLFSCEEGSAAGDDYGSAQRAVLRELTRAAQIALPPELQPPPFSLEGDEGLLSAALTSWARVCPRPLALIFDEIDSLRGQGLLSILRQLRAGFPSRPDHFPASVILCGLRDVRDYKAASGGDPGRLGTASPFNIKLESLRLGDFSEEELRALYAQHTEDTGQVFVDAALSRAFELTAGQPWLVNALGREIVEKIAVPHGEPITRAHVEQAKERLILARATHLDSLVSKLAEPRVRRVLEPLLAGTYEGGGDTYDDDASYVRDLGLVAQGKPLRVANPMYREVIARVLSSSAEERIDAPPERFRLPDGRLAFRRLLRAFAAFWHEHGEVLASGMPYPEVAPQLVLMAFLQRAVNGGGFIDREYGVGRGRIDLLVRFPYQKPDGSRGVQRRAVELKVWRKGQKDPLREGLAQLDDYLARLRQKRGTLVIFDARGRLARTAPLFSEATTPRGRRAALLRL; this is translated from the coding sequence GTGAAGCGCCGCTTCAACACGACCGGGCCGTGCCGCCCCGATCTGCACTACATGATCCCGGCCGAGAGCCGCCTGCCCGAGGCCCCGGGGCTCGTGGAGCAGATGGGGTACTTCGTCGTCCACGCCCCCCGGCAGACGGGCAAGACCACCGCCCTGCGCGTCGTCGCCGAGCGGCTCACGGCCTCGGGTCGCCACGCCGCGGTCCTCTTCTCCTGCGAGGAGGGCAGCGCCGCGGGCGACGACTACGGCTCTGCCCAGCGCGCCGTCCTGCGCGAGCTCACGCGTGCGGCCCAGATCGCGCTGCCGCCGGAGCTCCAGCCGCCGCCGTTCTCCCTCGAGGGCGACGAGGGCCTCCTCTCCGCGGCCCTCACCTCCTGGGCGCGCGTCTGCCCGCGCCCGCTCGCCCTCATCTTCGACGAGATCGACTCGCTGCGCGGCCAGGGCCTTCTCAGCATCCTGCGCCAGCTCCGCGCTGGCTTCCCCAGCCGTCCCGACCACTTCCCCGCTTCGGTGATCCTCTGCGGGCTGCGCGATGTACGCGACTACAAGGCCGCGAGCGGCGGCGATCCCGGACGCCTCGGCACCGCGAGCCCGTTCAACATCAAGCTCGAGTCCCTGCGGCTCGGAGACTTCTCGGAGGAAGAGCTCCGCGCGCTCTATGCCCAGCACACGGAGGACACCGGCCAGGTCTTCGTCGATGCGGCGCTCTCCCGGGCCTTCGAGCTCACCGCCGGCCAGCCATGGCTCGTCAACGCCCTCGGCCGCGAGATCGTCGAAAAGATAGCCGTCCCACACGGCGAGCCCATCACGCGGGCGCACGTCGAGCAGGCCAAGGAGCGCCTCATCCTGGCCCGTGCGACCCACCTCGACTCGCTCGTCAGCAAGCTCGCCGAGCCCCGCGTCCGGCGCGTGCTCGAGCCCTTGCTCGCCGGGACGTACGAGGGCGGCGGTGACACGTACGACGACGACGCCTCCTACGTCCGCGATCTCGGCCTCGTGGCCCAGGGCAAGCCGCTGCGCGTCGCGAACCCCATGTACCGCGAGGTGATCGCCCGTGTCCTGTCCTCTTCGGCCGAGGAGCGGATCGACGCCCCGCCCGAGCGCTTCCGCCTGCCCGACGGCCGCCTCGCGTTCCGGCGCCTTCTCCGCGCGTTCGCCGCTTTCTGGCACGAGCACGGCGAGGTGCTCGCCTCCGGGATGCCGTACCCAGAGGTCGCTCCGCAGCTCGTCCTGATGGCCTTCCTCCAGCGCGCGGTCAACGGCGGCGGCTTCATCGATCGCGAGTACGGCGTCGGCCGCGGGCGCATCGATCTGCTCGTCCGCTTCCCCTACCAGAAGCCCGACGGTTCCCGGGGCGTCCAGCGGCGTGCCGTCGAGCTCAAGGTGTGGCGCAAGGGTCAGAAGGATCCGCTCCGCGAAGGCCTCGCGCAGCTCGACGACTACCTCGCGCGCCTGCGCCAGAAGCGCGGGACGCTCGTGATCTTCGACGCCCGCGGGCGCCTCGCTCGAACGGCACCCCTGTTCTCCGAGGCGACGACGCCCCGCGGCCGCCGCGCCGCGCTGCTCCGCTTGTAG
- a CDS encoding ABC transporter ATP-binding protein has translation MSRRPPSQVSPSPHAGPPEAQQVGNMPPGWQPGDHLFVDDIKKSFGATKVLHGITMHLRRTETAVIIGGSGAGKTTLLRLLIGLERPTTGHIWVDGVDMGALGDFEMNRMRQRFGMVFQYAALLDSLTIFDNVAFPLREHRKHMSKRDIRDKVVGMLNSLGLENKEDRMPSELSGGQRKRVGLARALMLEPEILIYDEPTSGLDPLTSRLVDDLIEETRARFKVTSVVISHDMASTFRIAHQAFLVIQGRVVASGTPDELAHGDNEQARQFIAASGVATDEVSRVNRPALADGTSGRVIEFRKAAE, from the coding sequence ATGTCGAGAAGGCCGCCCAGCCAGGTCTCCCCCTCCCCGCACGCGGGCCCCCCGGAGGCGCAGCAGGTGGGCAACATGCCGCCGGGGTGGCAGCCGGGGGATCACCTCTTCGTCGACGACATCAAGAAATCGTTCGGGGCGACGAAGGTGCTGCACGGCATCACCATGCACCTCCGGCGGACCGAGACGGCGGTGATCATCGGCGGGTCGGGCGCTGGCAAGACGACGCTGCTCCGGCTGCTCATCGGGCTGGAGCGGCCGACCACCGGCCACATCTGGGTCGACGGCGTGGACATGGGCGCGCTCGGCGATTTCGAGATGAACCGGATGCGCCAGCGGTTCGGCATGGTGTTCCAGTACGCGGCGCTGCTCGACTCGCTCACGATCTTCGACAACGTGGCGTTCCCGCTGCGCGAGCACCGGAAGCACATGTCGAAGCGGGACATCCGCGACAAGGTCGTGGGCATGCTGAACTCGCTCGGCCTCGAGAACAAGGAGGACCGGATGCCGTCGGAGCTGTCCGGCGGGCAGCGCAAGCGGGTGGGCCTGGCGCGCGCGCTGATGCTGGAGCCCGAGATCCTCATCTACGACGAGCCGACCAGCGGGCTCGATCCGCTGACGAGCCGGCTGGTCGACGACCTGATCGAGGAGACGCGGGCGCGCTTCAAGGTGACGAGCGTGGTGATCTCGCACGACATGGCGAGCACGTTCCGCATCGCGCACCAGGCGTTCCTCGTGATCCAGGGGCGCGTCGTCGCGTCGGGGACGCCGGACGAGCTGGCGCACGGCGACAACGAGCAGGCGCGCCAGTTCATCGCGGCGTCGGGGGTCGCGACGGACGAGGTGTCGCGGGTGAACCGGCCTGCGCTGGCGGACGGCACGAGCGGGCGGGTGATCGAGTTCAGGAAGGCGGCGGAGTAG
- a CDS encoding CheR family methyltransferase: MARSSRAGGGPAARSAQRAVDLALAELQRRFGLGRSLAAPGWVRERVLAVLSAVAARHGVSPLAAAERLRDDREAIEEIVSALRVGETRFYRDPIIWEAIATSVLPRLPPDLPIAGLSAGCSTGEEAYTLAMVLASAGRRFSVLGVDRAAPAIEAARDAVYSAEAVDQLPPSFVQRYCEEKGGALHVGQQLRDVVSFEVCDLVHAVPSGGFQIIFFKNVLLYLAEPAGDAVARRLAAELGPGGLLFSAASEAPRLCGAGLTPIKVNAHVTAFRAPGA; this comes from the coding sequence ATGGCCCGATCGTCGAGAGCGGGAGGAGGTCCTGCGGCGCGGTCCGCTCAGCGGGCCGTCGACCTCGCGCTCGCCGAGCTGCAGCGCCGGTTCGGCCTGGGCCGCAGCCTCGCCGCCCCAGGCTGGGTGCGCGAGCGGGTCCTCGCCGTGCTCAGCGCCGTGGCCGCGCGCCACGGCGTCTCGCCGCTCGCGGCCGCCGAGCGGCTGCGGGACGACAGGGAGGCCATCGAGGAGATCGTCAGCGCGCTGCGCGTCGGCGAGACGCGCTTCTACCGCGACCCCATCATCTGGGAGGCCATCGCGACCTCGGTGCTGCCCAGGCTCCCGCCCGACCTGCCGATCGCCGGCCTCTCCGCCGGGTGCAGCACCGGCGAGGAGGCCTATACCCTGGCGATGGTGCTCGCGAGCGCGGGCCGCCGCTTCAGCGTGCTCGGGGTCGACCGCGCCGCTCCGGCGATCGAGGCGGCGCGCGATGCCGTCTACTCCGCCGAGGCCGTCGACCAGCTCCCCCCGTCCTTCGTTCAGCGCTACTGTGAAGAGAAGGGCGGAGCGCTGCACGTCGGCCAGCAGCTGCGCGACGTCGTTTCCTTCGAGGTCTGCGATCTGGTGCACGCCGTGCCGAGCGGCGGGTTCCAGATCATCTTCTTCAAGAACGTGCTCCTGTACCTCGCAGAGCCCGCCGGCGACGCGGTGGCGCGCCGCCTCGCGGCCGAGCTCGGCCCAGGCGGGCTCCTGTTCTCTGCCGCGAGCGAGGCGCCGCGCCTCTGCGGCGCCGGCCTCACGCCGATCAAGGTGAACGCGCACGTCACCGCCTTCCGCGCCCCGGGCGCCTGA
- the glnD gene encoding [protein-PII] uridylyltransferase, producing MSVDLSPTSRPSGLAELRAAYARERAELDRTAPSGSTPAADPAAVGVALGRRHARLLDDLLARLFHLLRESGGPGRKEWDSVAIAGVGGYGRGAAALRSDLDLRILARDAQRASAIADALLYPLWDMGVAVGHQVVTIDDLIDGAREDLPTATSLLDWRHVVGDASLSESLWQRASSGIFAHSELPRFIERLGKEIAQRHERFGGSVYLLEPDVKNGAGGLRDLDVARWAAKARYGVGEFDALVRFGALVAREAEEIRSASEMLWRIRNLLHAHSGRRTDRLTFDEQELCAGALGYSKGAGPADAGRKGAPPPDEAAVSPEAIERMMSDYYRSARTISRSLDMIVSRATPTLTRRRRRDEDLGAGVRLFDGCITMSDPDLLRTDPAIALRLVSEAVERGVPLLPYARGAIVRAAGDPAFCAALRESPEAAERFRTLVATCKETELQSGSVVRELHDLGLLLAMIPEFLPVVGRVHHDVYHVYTVDVHSVAAVDRLASLVRGELAGEFGLACRLAAEATRPTMLFFATLLHDVGKAIGGTDHSGRGAEMARKILARLGFPQEDIDEACHLVLKHLVMYLIATRRDLDDPATISEFCQEVHGREGLRDLYLLTVADLSTTSPTSMTSWKARMLDELYLSADRALRGAREDAGPFGIDDQRMARAISGTVGALEDLPAASEAERRAQRDFLARYLASMPERYLLANSPAAIAAHSELARQQQSNGNSVSVALVPSRHPEAAEVCVVAPDRPGLLAAITAALAASRLEVHAAQIHSRACDDEGMDDGGVIRARAGSSPPAGVRLQAVDLFWVRDRGEGVGGVARAIPKLVTDIQGVLSGQLSGAELAKKRRGGALRERPTPKVRTQISIDDRASHHTVIEVLTRDRPGLLFAISDALYRLGLSISVAKINTEGTRVADVFYVSDADGTKIANGKRTQEVEERLHAVLQGLDGEGSVG from the coding sequence ATGAGCGTCGACCTCTCCCCCACGTCCAGGCCCAGCGGGCTCGCCGAGCTCCGCGCCGCCTACGCGCGCGAGCGCGCCGAGCTCGATCGCACGGCGCCGAGCGGCTCCACGCCGGCCGCGGATCCGGCCGCCGTCGGGGTCGCCCTGGGGCGGCGCCACGCGCGCCTGCTCGACGATCTCCTGGCGCGCCTCTTCCACCTGCTGCGCGAGTCCGGCGGGCCCGGCCGCAAGGAGTGGGACTCGGTCGCGATCGCCGGGGTCGGAGGCTACGGCCGCGGCGCGGCCGCGCTGCGGAGCGATCTCGACCTGCGCATCCTCGCCCGCGACGCCCAGCGCGCCAGCGCCATCGCGGACGCGCTGCTCTACCCGCTCTGGGACATGGGGGTCGCCGTGGGGCACCAGGTCGTCACCATCGACGACCTCATCGACGGCGCGCGCGAGGACCTGCCCACCGCGACGAGCCTGCTCGACTGGCGGCACGTCGTCGGCGACGCGTCGCTGTCGGAGTCGCTCTGGCAGCGCGCCTCGTCGGGCATCTTCGCGCACTCGGAGCTGCCCCGCTTCATCGAGCGGCTCGGGAAGGAGATCGCGCAGCGGCACGAGCGCTTCGGCGGCTCGGTCTACCTCCTGGAGCCGGACGTGAAGAACGGCGCGGGCGGGCTGCGCGATCTCGACGTCGCCCGCTGGGCCGCGAAGGCGCGCTACGGCGTCGGCGAGTTCGACGCGCTCGTCCGCTTCGGCGCGCTCGTCGCGCGCGAGGCGGAGGAGATCCGGAGCGCCTCGGAGATGCTCTGGCGCATCCGCAACCTGCTCCACGCCCACTCCGGGCGGAGGACCGACCGGCTGACGTTCGACGAGCAGGAGCTGTGCGCCGGCGCGCTCGGCTACAGCAAGGGCGCCGGTCCGGCCGACGCCGGCCGGAAGGGCGCGCCGCCCCCTGACGAGGCCGCCGTATCGCCCGAGGCGATCGAGCGGATGATGAGCGACTACTACCGGAGCGCCCGGACCATCTCGCGCTCCCTCGACATGATCGTCTCGCGCGCCACGCCGACGCTGACGCGGCGCCGCCGCCGCGACGAGGACCTCGGCGCCGGGGTCCGCCTCTTCGACGGCTGCATCACGATGAGCGATCCGGATCTGCTGAGGACCGATCCGGCGATCGCGCTGCGCCTCGTCTCCGAGGCCGTCGAGCGCGGCGTGCCGCTCTTGCCCTACGCGCGCGGCGCGATCGTCCGCGCGGCCGGCGATCCGGCGTTCTGCGCGGCGCTCCGCGAGAGCCCCGAGGCCGCCGAGCGGTTCAGGACCCTCGTCGCCACGTGCAAGGAGACGGAGCTGCAGAGCGGGTCGGTCGTCCGCGAGCTGCACGACCTCGGCCTCCTGCTCGCGATGATCCCGGAGTTCTTGCCGGTCGTCGGGCGCGTCCACCACGACGTCTACCACGTGTACACGGTCGACGTTCACTCGGTCGCCGCGGTCGACCGGCTGGCGTCGCTCGTGCGGGGCGAGCTCGCGGGCGAGTTCGGGCTCGCGTGCCGGCTCGCCGCCGAGGCGACGCGGCCGACGATGCTGTTCTTCGCCACGCTCCTGCACGACGTGGGCAAGGCGATCGGGGGCACCGATCACAGCGGGCGCGGCGCCGAGATGGCCCGGAAGATCCTGGCGCGGCTCGGCTTCCCTCAGGAGGACATCGACGAGGCGTGCCACCTCGTGCTGAAGCACCTCGTGATGTACCTCATCGCGACCCGGCGCGATCTCGACGACCCCGCGACGATCTCCGAGTTCTGCCAGGAGGTCCACGGCCGCGAGGGGCTGCGCGATCTCTACCTGCTCACGGTCGCCGACCTCTCGACCACGAGCCCCACGTCGATGACGTCGTGGAAGGCGCGCATGCTCGACGAGCTGTACCTCTCCGCGGACAGGGCCCTGCGCGGCGCGCGCGAGGACGCGGGGCCGTTCGGCATCGATGACCAGCGGATGGCCCGCGCGATCAGCGGTACGGTGGGCGCCCTCGAGGACCTCCCGGCCGCGAGCGAGGCCGAGCGGCGCGCGCAGCGGGACTTCCTGGCCCGCTATCTGGCGTCGATGCCCGAGCGCTACCTGCTCGCGAACAGCCCGGCCGCGATCGCCGCGCACTCGGAGCTCGCCCGGCAGCAGCAGTCGAACGGCAACAGCGTCTCGGTCGCGCTCGTCCCGTCGCGCCACCCGGAGGCCGCGGAGGTCTGCGTGGTGGCGCCGGATCGCCCCGGCTTGCTCGCGGCGATCACGGCCGCGCTCGCGGCCTCGCGCCTCGAGGTCCACGCGGCGCAGATCCACTCGCGCGCGTGCGACGACGAGGGGATGGACGACGGCGGCGTGATCCGCGCGAGGGCAGGCTCGTCCCCGCCGGCGGGCGTGCGCCTGCAGGCCGTCGACCTGTTCTGGGTGCGCGACCGCGGCGAAGGGGTAGGGGGGGTGGCCCGCGCCATCCCGAAGCTCGTGACCGACATCCAGGGGGTGCTCTCGGGGCAGCTCTCCGGCGCCGAGCTCGCCAAGAAGCGCCGGGGCGGCGCGCTGCGCGAGCGGCCGACGCCGAAGGTCCGGACGCAGATATCCATCGACGATCGCGCCTCGCACCACACGGTGATCGAGGTCCTCACGCGCGACCGCCCCGGCCTCCTGTTCGCGATCTCGGACGCGCTCTACCGGCTCGGCCTCTCGATCTCGGTCGCCAAGATCAACACGGAGGGCACGCGCGTGGCCGACGTGTTCTACGTGAGCGACGCGGACGGGACGAAGATCGCGAACGGCAAGCGGACGCAAGAGGTCGAGGAGCGGCTGCACGCCGTCCTCCAGGGTCTGGACGGCGAAGGGAGTGTCGGATGA
- a CDS encoding tetratricopeptide repeat protein, giving the protein MNERWFTRAVWTAAATAMTTTARPAAQRVLAAAALAACVAACGGAQEPQRDPLLADPPEGSDAAASKGASSTALDRGIAYIKNEKYEEAKQHLLQAIEHEPGSAEAHYYLGLANEKTNDRAGAEASYKKALASDPKLEAAALNLAALYLDEPPRPDDAIAVLSKAIEQAPDRAALHQNLAYAYGLKGDVANASKHYEAALKAEDTAATRFAYGAMLFEAKVLDRAAAELKKALAATGDDVATIATIGRMLGPAKAYADCVAAFDRAIKLKPEAEFHVRRGTCRHELGDEPGARADYQAAIKVDPRFAAAHYYLGLSFLAERKPQSAIAALTEAGKHGGDTEIGKRARAKVKELSARLK; this is encoded by the coding sequence ATGAACGAGAGGTGGTTTACGCGCGCGGTGTGGACGGCGGCGGCGACGGCGATGACGACGACGGCGAGGCCCGCCGCGCAGCGGGTCCTGGCGGCGGCGGCGCTCGCCGCGTGCGTCGCGGCGTGCGGGGGGGCGCAGGAGCCGCAGCGCGACCCGCTCCTGGCCGATCCGCCCGAAGGCAGCGACGCGGCGGCCTCGAAGGGCGCCTCGTCGACGGCGCTGGATCGGGGCATCGCGTACATCAAGAACGAGAAGTACGAGGAGGCGAAGCAGCACCTCCTCCAGGCGATCGAGCACGAGCCGGGCAGCGCCGAGGCGCATTACTACCTCGGCCTCGCGAACGAGAAGACGAACGATCGCGCCGGCGCCGAGGCGTCGTACAAGAAGGCGCTCGCGAGCGATCCAAAGCTCGAGGCCGCCGCGCTGAACTTGGCCGCGCTCTACCTGGACGAGCCGCCTCGGCCGGACGACGCGATCGCGGTCCTCTCGAAGGCGATCGAGCAGGCGCCGGACCGGGCCGCGCTCCACCAGAACCTGGCCTACGCGTACGGGCTGAAGGGCGACGTGGCGAACGCGAGCAAGCACTACGAGGCGGCGCTCAAGGCCGAGGACACGGCCGCCACGCGCTTCGCCTACGGCGCGATGCTGTTCGAGGCGAAGGTGCTCGACCGGGCCGCGGCCGAGCTCAAGAAGGCGCTCGCGGCGACCGGCGACGACGTGGCGACGATCGCGACGATCGGGCGGATGCTTGGGCCGGCGAAGGCCTACGCCGACTGCGTGGCGGCGTTCGACCGCGCCATCAAGCTGAAGCCGGAGGCCGAGTTCCACGTGCGCCGCGGCACGTGCCGCCACGAGCTCGGCGACGAGCCGGGGGCGCGCGCCGACTACCAGGCGGCGATCAAGGTGGACCCGCGGTTCGCGGCCGCGCACTACTACCTCGGCCTGTCGTTCCTGGCCGAACGCAAGCCGCAGAGCGCGATCGCCGCGCTCACGGAGGCCGGGAAGCACGGGGGTGACACCGAGATCGGCAAGCGCGCCCGCGCCAAGGTGAAGGAGCTCAGCGCCAGGCTGAAGTAG
- a CDS encoding ParB/RepB/Spo0J family partition protein translates to MNADQKGARRALGRGLDALLPAAPPATATAAEGRSVFVCAIEKIVPQKGQPRQHFDETELEELTGSIREHGLIEPLIVRRTQAGNDAFELIAGERRWRAAQRAGLREVLVVVKDVSPKEAFELALVENVQRADLNPIEIAEAFDRLLREHSYTHQTLAERVGKDRTTIVNSLRLLRLPPRIRTMVISRELSEGHARALLGAPSDKVMADVAERTVHGKLPVRKVEALIKAAKEREIRAAEGEGEEAGEKKRGGKSPAIKDLEARLARRLGTRVEVRDQGGHGELGITYGSLDELDRIIALLGA, encoded by the coding sequence ATGAATGCCGATCAGAAAGGGGCGCGGCGCGCGCTCGGACGGGGGCTCGACGCCCTGCTCCCGGCGGCGCCGCCGGCGACAGCGACGGCGGCCGAAGGGCGCAGCGTGTTCGTGTGCGCGATCGAGAAGATCGTCCCGCAGAAGGGGCAGCCGCGGCAGCACTTCGACGAGACGGAGCTGGAGGAGCTCACCGGCAGCATCCGCGAGCACGGGCTCATCGAGCCGCTCATCGTGCGCCGGACGCAGGCGGGGAACGACGCCTTCGAGCTCATCGCGGGCGAGCGGCGGTGGCGCGCCGCGCAGCGCGCGGGGCTCAGGGAGGTGCTCGTCGTCGTCAAGGACGTCTCCCCCAAGGAGGCGTTCGAGCTCGCGCTCGTCGAGAACGTGCAGCGGGCCGACCTCAACCCGATCGAGATCGCCGAGGCGTTCGACCGGCTGCTGCGCGAGCACAGCTACACGCACCAGACCCTCGCCGAGCGCGTCGGCAAGGACCGCACGACGATCGTCAACTCGCTCCGGCTGCTCCGGCTGCCGCCGCGGATCCGCACCATGGTCATCTCGCGCGAGCTCAGCGAGGGCCACGCGCGCGCGCTGCTCGGCGCGCCCAGCGACAAGGTGATGGCCGACGTCGCGGAGCGGACCGTCCACGGCAAGCTCCCCGTCCGCAAGGTCGAGGCGCTGATCAAGGCGGCGAAGGAGAGGGAGATCCGGGCCGCCGAGGGCGAGGGCGAGGAGGCGGGCGAGAAGAAGCGCGGGGGGAAGTCGCCTGCGATCAAGGACCTGGAGGCGCGGCTCGCGCGGCGGCTCGGGACCCGCGTCGAGGTGCGCGACCAGGGCGGCCACGGCGAGCTCGGCATCACCTATGGCTCGCTCGACGAGCTCGACAGGATCATCGCGCTGCTCGGCGCGTGA
- a CDS encoding ParA family protein, which yields MPSPNEGGAPGKPGAAPKPSPVIFAVANQKGGVGKTTTSVNLAASFAAAEYRTLLVDCDPQGNASSGVGVRRGSFELSLYDVLIGRAALTDAIVPTEVPLLGVVPATQDLVAAELELVDADDRAVRLRNALRPQLAGYDYVVLDCPPSLGLLTLNALTAAHRVLVPLQCEYYALEGLTHLMATIDRVRSVFNAELTVEGVVLTMYDGRNSLTHQVADEVKAHFRVFDAIIPRNVKLSEAPSHGKPALLYDAQSKGAQGYLSLAREILDGPPAAAADTKKKPRGDAVEAEPPAEPSPPQNPGERARDARPRS from the coding sequence ATGCCATCGCCCAACGAGGGGGGCGCGCCCGGCAAGCCCGGCGCCGCCCCCAAGCCTTCGCCTGTCATCTTCGCCGTCGCCAACCAGAAGGGGGGCGTCGGCAAGACCACGACCTCGGTCAACCTGGCCGCGAGCTTCGCCGCGGCAGAGTACCGCACGCTGCTCGTCGACTGCGATCCGCAGGGGAACGCGTCGAGCGGCGTCGGCGTGCGGCGCGGGAGCTTCGAGCTGTCCCTCTACGACGTCCTGATCGGGCGAGCGGCGCTGACGGACGCGATCGTGCCGACCGAGGTGCCGCTCCTCGGCGTGGTGCCCGCGACCCAGGACCTCGTCGCGGCGGAGCTCGAGCTGGTCGACGCGGACGATCGCGCTGTGCGGCTTCGCAACGCGCTGCGCCCGCAGCTCGCGGGCTACGACTACGTCGTGCTCGATTGCCCGCCGTCGCTCGGGCTCCTGACGCTGAACGCGCTCACCGCGGCGCACCGGGTGCTGGTGCCGCTCCAGTGCGAGTACTACGCGCTCGAGGGGCTGACGCACCTGATGGCGACCATCGACCGGGTGCGGAGCGTCTTCAACGCGGAGCTCACGGTCGAGGGCGTCGTCCTCACGATGTACGACGGGCGCAACTCGCTCACCCACCAGGTGGCCGACGAGGTGAAGGCGCACTTCCGCGTCTTCGACGCGATCATCCCGCGCAACGTGAAGCTCAGCGAGGCGCCGTCGCACGGCAAGCCGGCGCTGCTCTACGACGCGCAGTCGAAGGGGGCGCAGGGCTACCTGAGCCTCGCGCGCGAGATCCTGGACGGCCCGCCCGCCGCCGCGGCAGACACGAAGAAGAAGCCGCGCGGGGACGCCGTCGAGGCGGAGCCGCCGGCCGAGCCTTCGCCCCCGCAGAACCCCGGAGAGCGCGCGAGGGACGCACGACCCAGATCATGA
- a CDS encoding transcriptional regulator produces the protein MPLPRSYQNFAEFEREILRPNRVGFSLEDIVEEEGSFDAELDFEKDPFDASDD, from the coding sequence ATGCCGCTTCCCAGGTCGTATCAGAACTTTGCAGAGTTCGAGCGGGAGATTCTCCGCCCGAACCGCGTGGGCTTCTCGCTCGAGGACATCGTCGAGGAGGAGGGGTCCTTCGACGCCGAGCTCGACTTCGAAAAGGACCCGTTCGACGCCTCGGACGACTGA
- the tig gene encoding trigger factor — protein sequence MQVNVEKLSPVLMEFQVEVPADRVRSEVDKAYTALQRTARVRGYRPGKAPRQVLAHLYGGRIHADVAQRLVDATLNQALADKQVQPLSQPAIAPTELRPDDTFSYKARFEVRPDIAEVKWEGFEVKRPSTTPTDEMIDAEITALRREHSTLQAPDPERPAAKGDVATIAFTLEVGGALRDTKEQEIETELGSGQVFKEIEDALAGMTPGQSKDVQVTFSEQHSNADLRGKQATFHITLKDLRERIFPEVDDEFAKDCGDESLSALRESLRKKIEKELTQRASDAVAEQLVVELCKANPIPVPPSLVDQQAQLAERELLATARRQGQRVDPTPEFRARVRLDAEMKVRAGLVMAEIAKAKAVKITEADLEKGYEELAEQTGKNVAKIKAEYREPQKRELFAGMILEDKILDIIEAAAKVADAS from the coding sequence ATGCAAGTCAACGTCGAAAAGCTTTCTCCCGTGCTGATGGAGTTTCAGGTGGAGGTCCCCGCGGACCGGGTCCGGAGCGAGGTCGACAAGGCCTATACGGCGCTCCAGCGGACGGCCCGGGTCCGGGGCTACCGGCCTGGCAAGGCGCCGCGCCAGGTGCTCGCGCACCTCTACGGCGGCCGCATCCATGCCGATGTCGCCCAGCGGCTCGTCGACGCCACGCTGAACCAGGCGCTCGCCGACAAGCAGGTGCAGCCCCTGTCCCAGCCGGCGATCGCGCCCACCGAGCTCCGCCCTGACGACACGTTCTCGTACAAGGCCCGCTTCGAGGTCCGCCCCGACATCGCCGAGGTGAAGTGGGAGGGCTTCGAGGTGAAGCGCCCCTCGACCACGCCGACGGACGAGATGATCGACGCCGAGATCACCGCCCTCCGGCGCGAGCACTCGACGCTGCAGGCGCCCGATCCGGAGCGCCCCGCGGCCAAGGGGGATGTCGCGACGATCGCGTTCACCCTCGAGGTCGGCGGCGCGCTGCGCGACACGAAGGAGCAGGAGATCGAGACCGAGCTCGGCAGCGGCCAGGTCTTCAAGGAGATCGAGGACGCCCTCGCCGGGATGACGCCCGGCCAGTCGAAGGACGTCCAGGTCACGTTCTCCGAGCAGCACTCCAACGCGGATCTGCGGGGCAAGCAGGCGACCTTCCACATCACGCTGAAGGATCTGCGGGAGCGCATCTTCCCGGAGGTGGACGACGAGTTCGCGAAGGACTGCGGCGACGAGAGCCTGTCCGCGCTCCGCGAGTCGCTCCGCAAGAAGATCGAGAAGGAGCTGACGCAGCGGGCGAGCGACGCCGTCGCCGAGCAGCTCGTCGTGGAGCTCTGCAAGGCGAACCCGATCCCGGTCCCGCCGTCGCTCGTCGACCAGCAGGCGCAGCTCGCCGAGCGCGAGCTGCTCGCGACGGCGCGGAGGCAGGGGCAGCGCGTCGATCCGACGCCTGAGTTCCGCGCCCGCGTGCGGCTCGACGCCGAGATGAAGGTGCGCGCGGGCCTGGTCATGGCCGAGATCGCGAAGGCGAAGGCGGTCAAGATCACCGAGGCCGATCTCGAGAAGGGCTACGAAGAGCTCGCCGAGCAGACCGGCAAGAACGTGGCGAAGATCAAGGCGGAGTACCGCGAGCCCCAGAAGCGCGAGCTCTTCGCCGGGATGATCCTCGAGGACAAGATCCTCGACATCATCGAGGCTGCGGCGAAGGTCGCGGACGCGAGCTAG